The bacterium genome has a window encoding:
- a CDS encoding glycosyltransferase family 39 protein: MTLRTQDLLACALLTGLWWLPALVIGIAGEFPISDDWSYAHTVQLLLETGRFERPAWTWAPSLTNVGLGAAFSWPGGFSFAALRLSTLFAGWLGVLACFGLARGIGAGVAAATLAAACLATNPIYVNLSFTFMTDIAFVALTTGSLVALAAALRSRHIAAWVAAGALVFAAMLSRQPAIMLPVAAGAALLLAHRKRPVVWFVTGGLALLAVGVYTALPYFYGSGDGGFEFNGLFNFAKDDRDWSRFKEKPGSRWVVDDEYVVSEAVELPGYEPIAERGYSHRLPPAKPMIRVYHRRITE; this comes from the coding sequence GTGACGCTGCGAACCCAGGACCTCCTCGCCTGTGCGCTCCTGACCGGCCTCTGGTGGCTTCCGGCGCTCGTGATCGGAATCGCTGGCGAGTTCCCGATCAGTGACGACTGGTCCTATGCGCACACCGTCCAGTTGCTGCTCGAAACCGGCCGCTTCGAGCGCCCCGCCTGGACCTGGGCTCCGAGCCTCACGAACGTCGGACTGGGCGCGGCGTTCAGTTGGCCCGGCGGGTTCTCCTTCGCCGCCCTTCGGCTGAGCACACTCTTCGCAGGATGGCTCGGCGTGCTCGCGTGTTTCGGCCTCGCAAGGGGTATCGGTGCCGGCGTTGCAGCCGCCACGCTCGCGGCAGCATGTCTCGCCACCAATCCGATCTACGTGAATCTCTCCTTCACGTTCATGACCGACATCGCATTCGTGGCCCTGACCACCGGCAGCCTCGTGGCGCTGGCCGCAGCGCTGCGCTCGAGGCATATCGCCGCCTGGGTAGCAGCCGGTGCATTGGTGTTCGCCGCCATGCTCTCGCGTCAACCCGCGATCATGCTTCCCGTCGCCGCGGGAGCGGCCCTCCTCCTCGCCCATCGGAAACGCCCCGTCGTGTGGTTCGTGACCGGCGGCCTCGCACTCCTCGCCGTGGGGGTCTACACCGCACTGCCCTACTTCTACGGTAGCGGCGACGGCGGCTTCGAGTTCAACGGCCTCTTCAACTTCGCGAAGGACGATCGCGATTGGTCACGTTTCAAGGAGAAACCCGGTTCGCGCTGGGTCGTGGATGACGAATATGTCGTCAGCGAGGCCGTCGAACTGCCCGGCTACGAACCCATCGCCGAGCGCGGATACTCGCACCGCCTGCCGCCCGCCAAACCGATGATCCGCGTCTACCACCGTCGCATTACGGAATAG
- a CDS encoding glycosyltransferase: MNAQNVALPRRIRVRLQAEKVLHTVRSLARVADRVFLTGHGLREMLGTVETDVYVGTASWITRDDIIDDPRRTADDGSVSLCAAARLEPMKGIHLVIDAVRWLRDRAQLEAPGVTLEIFGEGAEREALAERAESLGVFDAVHFGGTYAYPGPFYEAIRRHDIQLITNLNVEQPRIVFDAISQGVVPFCSNSVRYRKLGVPTRVLYPTGESESLAQIVQSLLTSKARAEVMPALRELARQNTLESMHERRAQWVQNVLDGTRRPN; this comes from the coding sequence ATGAACGCTCAGAACGTTGCGCTGCCGCGACGGATCCGGGTACGCCTTCAGGCGGAGAAAGTTCTCCACACCGTTCGCAGCCTCGCACGGGTTGCCGACAGGGTGTTCCTCACGGGGCACGGGCTGCGAGAGATGCTCGGCACGGTCGAAACGGACGTGTACGTAGGTACTGCGAGCTGGATCACGCGAGACGACATCATCGACGATCCGCGACGGACGGCAGACGACGGATCGGTCAGTCTGTGTGCAGCGGCGCGACTCGAGCCCATGAAGGGCATCCACCTCGTGATCGATGCGGTCCGTTGGCTCCGAGATCGCGCCCAACTCGAAGCCCCCGGCGTGACGTTGGAGATCTTCGGTGAGGGCGCTGAACGAGAGGCCTTGGCCGAACGCGCCGAGTCTCTCGGCGTCTTCGACGCGGTGCACTTCGGCGGAACGTACGCGTACCCAGGCCCGTTCTACGAGGCGATCCGCCGCCATGACATCCAACTGATCACGAACCTGAACGTGGAGCAGCCTCGGATCGTCTTCGACGCCATCTCCCAGGGCGTCGTCCCGTTCTGCTCCAACTCGGTCCGGTACCGGAAGCTGGGGGTGCCCACTCGCGTCCTCTACCCCACCGGCGAATCCGAGTCACTGGCCCAGATCGTCCAGTCGCTGCTGACGTCGAAGGCTCGGGCTGAGGTAATGCCCGCGCTCCGCGAACTCGCGAGGCAGAACACGCTCGAGTCGATGCACGAACGACGAGCGCAGTGGGTCCAGAACGTGCTCGACGGGACTCGCCGACCCAACTGA
- a CDS encoding class I SAM-dependent methyltransferase translates to MSECASCDHGFVNPQFTWDELAKWYSNEYQSYDASRIDEAIVASQVAAARERGGWHRNVRVEPGMDLLDYGSGAGLFLLVCKELGANAMGVDLYDESVERLRARGVEMFLGTLHDFVEANPDRRFDLITSSHVFEHLHDPVEALRLLGGLLKPGGRIHLAVPNAGSWGYRSLRGKWHATDLPRHLHQFTPKSMRELVQRSGLTLAFLDTESPPHATLHSIRQHLRHRFGIPQRVTAGVPYVLPAISKWLSRRLDAREAGEAIRVGVTAG, encoded by the coding sequence GTGAGCGAGTGCGCGAGCTGTGATCACGGATTCGTCAATCCCCAGTTCACCTGGGACGAACTCGCGAAGTGGTACAGCAACGAGTACCAGTCGTACGACGCGTCCCGTATCGACGAGGCAATTGTCGCCAGCCAAGTCGCTGCAGCCCGTGAGCGGGGCGGATGGCATCGAAACGTCCGTGTCGAACCGGGCATGGATCTGCTCGACTATGGCAGCGGTGCGGGGCTCTTCCTGCTGGTGTGCAAGGAACTGGGTGCCAATGCGATGGGTGTGGATCTCTACGACGAAAGCGTCGAGCGCCTGCGCGCGCGAGGCGTCGAGATGTTCCTCGGTACGCTCCATGACTTCGTCGAGGCGAATCCCGATCGACGCTTCGACCTGATCACGAGTTCCCATGTGTTCGAACATCTGCACGATCCGGTCGAGGCTCTGCGCTTGCTGGGCGGACTGTTGAAGCCGGGCGGGAGAATCCACTTGGCCGTGCCCAATGCCGGCAGCTGGGGATACCGTTCCTTGCGCGGTAAATGGCACGCAACAGATCTGCCGCGACACCTCCACCAGTTCACGCCGAAGAGCATGCGCGAACTCGTCCAGCGGTCGGGGTTGACCCTTGCGTTCCTCGACACGGAGTCGCCTCCGCACGCTACCCTGCACTCGATCCGCCAGCATCTTCGTCACCGGTTCGGGATTCCGCAGCGCGTGACCGCCGGAGTGCCGTACGTGCTTCCGGCCATCTCGAAGTGGCTGAGCCGCCGGCTCGACGCGCGCGAGGCGGGCGAGGCGATTCGCGTCGGCGTGACGGCCGGTTGA